Proteins encoded within one genomic window of Porphyromonadaceae bacterium W3.11:
- the pepT gene encoding peptidase T, with product MKAHKESVVERFLRYIAIDTKSDESSTTTPSTKIQWDLANLLKEEMEEMGLQDISLDEHCYLMGTLPANGYSDQPVIGFISHMDSAPDMSGKDIKPRFVQYEGGDIILDEKEDIRISLETFPELENYKGQEIIVTDGHTLLAADDKAGIASIMEAMQYLIDHPEIKHGEIKVGFTPDEEIGRGADLFDVKRFGADMAYTIDGGEIGELNYETFNAASAKVTFKGLNVHPGSAKDKMINAQLLAMEFNSYLPAARPDNTDGYDGFYHLISMHGTVEEAELVYILRDHHKEDFELKKSSIIETAKRISEIYGEGTCVAEVKDQYYNMREILEHKMYIVDHAENAMKALGIKPIIVPIRGGTDGSKLSFMGLPCPNIFAGGHNFHGRYEYLPVPSLVKAKEVIIKIASTKVNIK from the coding sequence ATGAAGGCACATAAAGAATCTGTAGTAGAGAGATTTCTAAGATACATTGCGATTGATACTAAATCAGATGAAAGTTCTACAACCACTCCAAGTACTAAGATTCAATGGGATTTAGCCAACCTCCTTAAGGAAGAGATGGAGGAGATGGGCTTACAAGATATTTCTCTGGACGAGCATTGCTATCTCATGGGAACTTTGCCTGCTAATGGCTATAGCGATCAGCCCGTCATTGGATTTATCTCCCATATGGACTCCGCACCAGATATGTCTGGAAAGGATATAAAGCCCAGATTCGTTCAGTATGAAGGTGGTGATATCATCCTTGATGAAAAAGAAGATATCCGTATCTCTCTTGAAACATTTCCCGAACTTGAGAATTATAAAGGGCAGGAAATCATTGTCACTGATGGACATACCCTACTAGCTGCTGATGATAAAGCTGGGATCGCATCAATCATGGAGGCCATGCAGTACCTTATTGACCACCCCGAAATCAAGCATGGTGAGATCAAAGTTGGCTTTACCCCTGATGAAGAGATAGGAAGAGGTGCAGACCTATTTGATGTCAAAAGGTTTGGAGCAGATATGGCATATACCATAGATGGTGGTGAAATTGGTGAGCTAAACTATGAAACATTCAATGCTGCTTCAGCAAAAGTTACCTTCAAAGGCTTAAATGTACACCCTGGGAGTGCTAAGGATAAGATGATTAATGCCCAGCTTTTAGCGATGGAATTCAATAGCTACCTACCTGCAGCCCGACCAGACAATACAGATGGATATGATGGTTTTTATCACCTTATCAGTATGCATGGGACCGTTGAGGAAGCTGAATTGGTATATATCCTTCGTGACCATCATAAGGAAGACTTTGAACTAAAAAAGAGTAGTATCATAGAGACAGCAAAACGTATCTCTGAGATATATGGTGAAGGGACTTGTGTAGCTGAGGTCAAGGATCAGTACTATAATATGCGTGAAATCCTAGAGCATAAAATGTATATCGTGGATCATGCTGAGAACGCTATGAAGGCACTGGGGATTAAGCCCATAATTGTCCCTATTAGAGGTGGTACCGATGGATCTAAGCTCTCATTTATGGGGCTTCCATGTCCTAATATTTTTGCTGGAGGGCATAATTTCCATGGGAGATATGAGTATCTACCAGTTCCATCGCTAGTAAAAGCAAAAGAGGTCATCATCAAGATCGCTTCTACAAAAGTAAATATCAAATAA
- the gcvT gene encoding glycine cleavage system aminomethyltransferase GcvT yields the protein MELKKTPFTDIHIGLGAKMAEFAGYNMPIQYEGINPEHHNVIENVGVFDVSHMGAIYVSGPNAESFMQTICSNDIAKLEVGKAMYTYMPNDKGGIVDDFIVYQFEGGVYMLAVNAANIEKDFAWMKKFEKDGVTLENRSERVSILAIQGPKAKATIQKKVDVNLDDIAYYHYALGKFAGLDVIISNTGYTGAGGFELYFVDLKDAKKVWDELFEAGEEYGIKPAGLGARDTLRLEMGFCLYGNDIDETTNPLEAGLGWVTKFTDAKKNMPSRDLLLKTKEEGIKNRLVGFELLERGVPRHGYEIVDENDNVIGHVTSGTQSPVLGKGIGLGYVPSSFKEPGTKIFIKVRNKKIPAEVIKLPFRK from the coding sequence ATGGAATTAAAAAAAACTCCTTTTACAGACATTCATATTGGATTAGGTGCTAAGATGGCTGAATTCGCTGGATACAATATGCCTATACAGTATGAAGGCATTAATCCAGAGCACCATAACGTTATCGAAAATGTTGGGGTCTTTGATGTATCCCACATGGGTGCTATCTATGTAAGTGGGCCAAATGCAGAGTCATTCATGCAGACTATTTGTAGTAATGATATAGCTAAGCTAGAGGTAGGCAAGGCCATGTACACTTATATGCCTAACGATAAAGGCGGTATTGTGGACGACTTCATTGTTTACCAGTTCGAAGGTGGCGTGTATATGTTGGCCGTTAACGCAGCTAATATTGAGAAAGACTTTGCTTGGATGAAGAAGTTTGAGAAAGATGGTGTCACTCTCGAAAACCGCTCAGAAAGAGTAAGCATCCTTGCTATTCAGGGTCCAAAAGCCAAAGCAACCATCCAAAAGAAAGTAGATGTTAATCTTGATGATATTGCTTACTACCACTATGCATTAGGAAAATTTGCAGGGCTAGATGTTATTATTTCTAATACAGGTTACACAGGTGCAGGTGGCTTCGAGCTTTATTTTGTTGATCTAAAGGATGCCAAAAAAGTTTGGGACGAGCTATTCGAGGCAGGTGAAGAATATGGTATCAAGCCTGCAGGTCTTGGTGCTCGTGATACACTTAGATTGGAAATGGGATTCTGCCTTTACGGTAATGACATTGACGAAACCACAAATCCACTAGAGGCTGGACTTGGCTGGGTGACAAAATTCACTGATGCTAAAAAAAATATGCCTAGCCGTGATCTCCTACTCAAGACTAAGGAAGAAGGGATTAAGAATCGCCTCGTAGGCTTCGAACTCCTCGAAAGAGGTGTACCTCGCCACGGTTACGAGATTGTGGATGAGAATGACAATGTCATCGGTCATGTAACTTCAGGAACTCAATCACCTGTACTTGGTAAAGGTATTGGTCTTGGTTACGTTCCATCTTCATTCAAAGAACCAGGGACCAAGATTTTTATTAAGGTAAGAAACAAAAAGATCCCAGCTGAAGTGATCAAATTACCATTTAGGAAATAA
- the typA gene encoding translational GTPase TypA translates to MQNIRNIAIIAHVDHGKTSTVDRMLQAGKLFKDNKEELSQVLDSNDLEKERGITILSKNVSITYKDYKINIIDTPGHADFGGEVERVLNMADGCLLLVDAFEGPMPQTRFVLGKAIEMGLKPIVVVNKVDKENCRPDEVQEMVFDLMYNLDATEDQLNFPTLYGSAKMGWMSTDWNKPTTDITPLLDAIIEYIPAPETLEGPSQMLITSLDYSSYVGRIAVGRVHRGTLKEGQEIVLMKRDGTQEKNRIKELNVFEGLGRRKVQSVSSGDICAVIGLEGFEIGETISSTEKPEALPTIAIDEPTMSMRFTINDSPFFGKDGKYVTSRHIYDRLLKEMDKNLALRVETTESADSWNVFGRGVLHLSILIETMRREGYELQVGQPQVIIKEIDGVKHEPIEELFINLPEHNASKAIDLVTRRKGEMVMMEQKNDRTFLKFKIPSRGIIGLNNQILTSSSGEAIMSHRFLAFEPWKGEIESRSNGSIIALETGTAYAYALNNLQSRGRFFISPQEDVYEGQVVGENNREDDLTVNVCKSKKLTNMRASGSDDKVQIAPPVRFSLEDALEYIKKDEMVEITPKNMRIRKILLSELDRRRASKK, encoded by the coding sequence ATGCAAAACATTAGAAATATAGCTATTATAGCCCATGTGGATCATGGGAAAACTTCTACCGTAGACCGGATGCTTCAGGCAGGGAAATTATTTAAGGATAATAAGGAGGAACTCTCCCAAGTCCTTGATAGTAATGACCTAGAAAAGGAAAGAGGTATCACGATCCTATCCAAGAATGTTTCAATAACATATAAGGATTATAAAATCAATATCATTGACACCCCGGGACACGCTGACTTTGGAGGTGAGGTCGAACGCGTTTTGAATATGGCTGATGGATGCCTATTACTAGTGGATGCATTTGAAGGGCCTATGCCACAGACCCGCTTCGTACTAGGCAAAGCCATCGAAATGGGTCTCAAACCTATCGTTGTGGTCAATAAGGTAGATAAAGAAAACTGTCGTCCTGATGAAGTTCAGGAGATGGTATTTGACTTGATGTATAATCTTGATGCAACAGAAGACCAGCTGAACTTCCCTACTCTGTACGGTTCGGCTAAAATGGGATGGATGTCTACCGATTGGAATAAACCAACAACGGATATCACCCCCCTTCTGGATGCTATTATTGAATATATCCCCGCTCCTGAAACACTAGAAGGACCTAGCCAGATGCTTATCACATCACTTGACTATTCATCTTATGTAGGAAGAATAGCAGTGGGGCGTGTCCACCGTGGGACTCTAAAGGAAGGACAGGAAATAGTCCTTATGAAACGCGATGGAACCCAAGAGAAAAATAGGATCAAGGAGCTGAATGTCTTTGAGGGGCTAGGCAGAAGAAAGGTTCAGTCTGTTAGCAGTGGCGACATCTGTGCCGTTATTGGACTTGAAGGATTTGAGATTGGAGAAACTATCTCAAGCACTGAAAAACCAGAAGCACTTCCTACAATTGCTATTGACGAGCCAACGATGAGTATGCGTTTCACCATAAACGACTCCCCTTTCTTTGGCAAGGATGGTAAGTACGTAACATCTCGCCACATCTACGATAGGTTACTCAAAGAAATGGACAAAAACTTAGCCCTTCGGGTGGAAACGACTGAGTCTGCCGACTCATGGAATGTTTTTGGGCGTGGTGTCCTCCACCTCTCCATTCTTATTGAGACCATGAGACGAGAAGGATATGAACTACAGGTGGGACAGCCTCAAGTAATCATCAAAGAGATAGATGGAGTAAAGCACGAACCTATAGAGGAACTATTCATAAACTTACCCGAGCATAACGCAAGCAAAGCCATAGACCTTGTTACTCGCCGCAAAGGAGAGATGGTCATGATGGAACAGAAGAATGATAGGACTTTCCTTAAGTTCAAGATCCCCTCAAGAGGTATTATTGGACTGAATAATCAGATTCTAACATCTTCAAGTGGGGAAGCTATTATGTCTCACCGATTCTTAGCATTCGAGCCTTGGAAGGGAGAGATCGAGAGCCGCTCCAATGGGTCTATCATTGCTCTTGAAACAGGTACAGCATATGCATATGCCCTGAATAACCTACAGAGCAGAGGACGCTTCTTCATTTCACCCCAAGAGGATGTCTATGAAGGTCAAGTGGTCGGAGAAAACAACAGAGAAGATGACCTAACTGTCAATGTTTGTAAGAGTAAGAAACTAACCAACATGCGTGCTTCAGGATCAGATGATAAGGTCCAAATAGCACCACCTGTTCGATTCTCACTTGAGGATGCTCTAGAGTATATCAAGAAAGATGAGATGGTGGAGATCACGCCTAAAAATATGCGTATCAGAAAAATTCTTCTAAGTGAATTAGATCGCAGACGTGCATCGAAAAAATAA
- a CDS encoding methyltransferase encodes MSIFRLKQFEVKQEKSALKVGTDSTLLGAYVANSDIHNVQRILDVGTGTGIIALMVAQTYHYALIDAIEIDTLSAEEAAENFRLSPWDKQLSVFQEDYTRFDSNNHYELIISNPPYFTDTHYNNSDRETIAKHMQSLPPEEFFIQSKKLLSPSDSSRIFTITASSAIDRFIQAANSASLFAEKQVHIHPHKGADTHRIISVWQHNEVDPVVEHLDILDGKGRHDYTPEVTKLLSPYLIILPDM; translated from the coding sequence ATGAGTATCTTTCGACTCAAACAGTTTGAAGTAAAACAGGAAAAGTCAGCCCTGAAAGTTGGCACAGATAGCACCTTACTGGGTGCCTATGTTGCCAACAGTGACATTCACAATGTACAGCGTATTCTTGACGTAGGGACTGGCACAGGTATTATTGCACTTATGGTCGCTCAGACATATCACTATGCTCTTATTGATGCGATTGAAATAGATACCCTTTCAGCAGAAGAAGCTGCCGAAAACTTTAGGTTATCACCATGGGATAAGCAACTATCAGTATTTCAGGAGGATTATACCCGATTCGATTCCAACAATCATTATGAATTAATCATAAGTAATCCGCCTTACTTCACAGATACACACTACAATAATTCTGATAGGGAGACCATCGCCAAACACATGCAGTCTCTCCCCCCAGAAGAATTCTTCATTCAGAGCAAAAAATTGCTTAGTCCCTCTGATAGCTCACGAATCTTTACCATCACGGCCTCATCTGCTATAGATAGATTTATCCAAGCTGCCAATTCAGCATCTCTCTTCGCTGAAAAACAGGTACACATCCATCCCCATAAAGGGGCCGATACTCACCGTATAATATCAGTGTGGCAGCATAATGAAGTGGACCCCGTCGTAGAACATTTAGATATTCTAGATGGAAAAGGGCGACACGATTATACCCCCGAAGTCACCAAACTACTAAGCCCATACCTCATCATACTTCCAGACATGTAG
- the glmM gene encoding phosphoglucosamine mutase gives MSLITSISGIRGTIGGTLNDGLNPINIAQFTAAYGMFIKENSPVKSGKIVVGRDARLSGEMVKHLVTGTLLGLGFDVIDIDLATTPTTEIAVVHEKADGGIIITASHNPKQWNALKLLNHFGEFLNADEGNKVIELAQKQEFNFCEVDQLGKVIQKSYTQRHIDDVLALPEVDVKAIKAANLSVAIDCVNSVGGIIIPQLLEALGVQQIHKVNCEPTGLFAHNPEPLPQNLTDLSDLVKKEKASIGFSVDPDVDRLAIYCEDGSPFGEEYTLVAVSDYLLSIHKGGNTVSNLSSTRALRDVTQRYGGAYTAAAVGEVNVTTQMKDVDALIGGEGNGGVIYPKAHYGRDALVGIALFLSHMAKLGQTPTQMLSNLPKYYMVKKKAELTPDIDVDALLKQVESLYKNKADISTIDGVKLDFPDRWVHLRKSNTEPIIRIYAEGETQDDADAIADEIINILNNR, from the coding sequence ATGAGCTTGATCACATCTATCTCAGGAATAAGAGGGACAATAGGTGGGACTTTGAATGACGGTCTGAATCCTATTAACATTGCCCAGTTCACCGCGGCTTACGGCATGTTCATTAAGGAGAATAGTCCAGTTAAAAGCGGTAAAATAGTCGTGGGAAGAGATGCCAGATTATCTGGTGAAATGGTAAAACATTTAGTTACGGGTACTCTTCTAGGACTCGGATTTGATGTTATTGACATAGATCTTGCGACGACACCAACGACAGAAATAGCTGTCGTGCATGAAAAAGCTGATGGTGGCATTATTATTACAGCCAGTCATAATCCCAAGCAATGGAATGCACTGAAACTGCTAAATCATTTTGGTGAATTCCTTAATGCTGATGAAGGTAATAAAGTAATTGAATTAGCCCAGAAACAAGAATTCAATTTTTGCGAGGTTGATCAATTAGGAAAAGTTATTCAGAAGTCATACACACAGCGTCATATTGATGACGTTTTGGCGTTGCCAGAAGTTGATGTAAAGGCCATAAAGGCGGCAAACCTCTCTGTAGCTATAGATTGTGTCAACTCTGTCGGTGGGATTATTATTCCGCAGCTATTAGAAGCTCTTGGTGTTCAACAAATCCATAAAGTTAATTGTGAACCTACTGGGCTTTTTGCTCATAATCCTGAACCACTACCACAAAACCTAACTGATCTGTCGGATCTAGTAAAGAAAGAAAAAGCCAGCATTGGCTTTTCTGTCGATCCTGACGTCGATAGGCTAGCGATATATTGTGAAGATGGTTCTCCCTTTGGAGAAGAATACACACTTGTAGCAGTCTCAGACTATCTCCTTTCTATTCATAAGGGTGGTAACACTGTATCCAATCTCAGCTCTACTAGAGCACTAAGAGATGTCACCCAGCGTTATGGAGGTGCATATACAGCTGCTGCTGTTGGAGAAGTGAATGTCACAACACAGATGAAAGACGTTGATGCGCTCATCGGAGGTGAAGGTAACGGAGGAGTGATTTACCCTAAAGCCCACTATGGTCGTGACGCTTTAGTCGGTATAGCACTTTTCTTATCCCACATGGCAAAGTTAGGGCAAACCCCTACTCAGATGCTTTCTAACCTCCCTAAGTATTATATGGTTAAGAAGAAAGCTGAGCTCACTCCAGATATAGATGTTGATGCACTTCTAAAGCAAGTGGAGTCCTTATACAAAAACAAAGCTGATATAAGCACTATTGATGGGGTCAAACTTGACTTCCCTGATAGATGGGTTCACTTACGAAAAAGCAATACTGAACCTATTATTCGGATTTATGCAGAGGGCGAAACACAGGATGATGCAGATGCTATTGCAGACGAGATTATAAACATTCTTAATAATAGATAA
- a CDS encoding DUF4827 family protein has product MRKINITWVAISILTIISIMGCQKKRISYTDMIKRENKEITAFMDKQGFVVLKNMPSRALAPNEFVKIKDGLYLNILKKGEIITENKVNILTRFSAIALGDRVKLNFNSADNTNNNPYPLPFIYFKGADKPIQDPQAPILEQNYSNYLCSAMMDAIEYAGIGGKVRMIVSFRNGPTFATNDGIAIFFDNMTFNKKP; this is encoded by the coding sequence ATGAGAAAAATTAATATCACATGGGTAGCTATTTCTATCCTCACCATCATCAGTATCATGGGATGCCAAAAGAAACGCATCTCATATACTGATATGATCAAGAGGGAGAATAAAGAGATCACTGCATTTATGGACAAGCAGGGATTTGTAGTCCTTAAAAATATGCCAAGTAGAGCCTTAGCACCCAACGAATTTGTAAAAATCAAAGATGGTCTGTACCTCAATATTTTAAAAAAAGGAGAGATCATTACAGAGAATAAAGTAAACATACTAACTCGATTTTCGGCAATTGCACTGGGCGATCGAGTTAAACTGAATTTTAACTCTGCTGATAATACAAACAACAATCCATACCCCCTACCCTTTATTTATTTCAAAGGGGCTGATAAACCAATACAAGATCCACAAGCGCCTATATTAGAGCAGAACTATAGCAACTATTTGTGCAGTGCGATGATGGATGCTATTGAATACGCTGGCATAGGTGGTAAGGTCAGGATGATTGTTTCATTTAGAAACGGACCAACATTTGCGACCAATGATGGCATCGCAATCTTCTTTGATAATATGACTTTTAACAAAAAACCTTAA
- a CDS encoding glycosyltransferase, translating to MKNEVLIIIVIEKEDDPIESVISPFLNDQSGITFFIIDNNSSHDALKGLDHQFPFIRLHRRPSSIHRAMAYNIALEIALTEGYKGVFLWDLSTPFSPGYIRELSNWSNEQQAIGITLPEKSSNSIYIPYSALLEIGIFYPFINSQGIKDDLFNRLKCKDLKVGYFSDNSLNEPSKRVKNNIYRSLMSKEYSNLKKSSSYWVERPKIDLEGLSRAIKRTHLAPVLLLVYNRPEHTKRLLHDFWTQPEAPQTPLYILSDGGNKVDEVREICIKEAEKHPNITLWCQEYNHGLAKNVIEGIERVLDIHDDCVIVLEDDLRLSPYFLRWMNDSLDKYKNQKQIAHLHAGTFYTSPLLPNNHSLLFAGSWGWATWKDRWEELWEPDGQKLLTQLLEYPHLIKHFNYGGYMNFTRMLRHQIKGLNNSWAIRWHASLLLNNRLSINSNPPLVSNDGFDGSGTHSSGDDRYNTGISPYPVYAIQTDTIPTEESKLARKVLRNYYRRTNNKCAKGWYKLKEILKRI from the coding sequence ATGAAAAATGAGGTCCTGATAATTATTGTAATTGAAAAGGAAGATGACCCCATAGAATCGGTAATATCCCCTTTTCTAAATGATCAAAGTGGTATAACCTTCTTTATCATTGACAATAATTCATCTCATGACGCACTTAAGGGATTAGATCATCAATTCCCTTTCATTCGTTTACACAGAAGGCCAAGCTCTATCCATAGAGCTATGGCATATAATATCGCCCTTGAAATAGCCCTCACAGAAGGCTACAAGGGCGTTTTTTTATGGGATCTCAGCACGCCCTTTTCGCCTGGATATATTAGAGAGCTATCCAACTGGTCTAACGAACAGCAGGCTATTGGTATCACTTTACCAGAAAAAAGCTCCAATAGCATCTACATACCCTACTCTGCACTATTGGAAATAGGAATCTTCTACCCGTTTATTAATTCTCAGGGAATAAAAGATGATCTTTTCAATAGACTTAAATGTAAAGACCTAAAAGTAGGTTATTTCTCCGACAACTCGCTAAATGAGCCCTCAAAGAGAGTGAAAAACAATATCTATAGGTCTCTCATGAGCAAAGAGTACTCTAATCTCAAGAAATCATCATCCTACTGGGTAGAGAGGCCTAAGATAGATCTAGAAGGCCTATCAAGAGCTATTAAACGTACACACTTAGCACCTGTACTCCTACTAGTTTACAATCGTCCCGAACATACCAAACGACTACTTCATGACTTTTGGACCCAACCAGAGGCTCCCCAAACACCACTGTATATTCTCTCTGACGGAGGTAATAAGGTGGATGAAGTTAGAGAAATTTGTATCAAAGAAGCTGAAAAGCACCCGAACATTACACTTTGGTGCCAAGAATATAACCACGGATTGGCAAAAAATGTCATAGAAGGCATTGAGAGGGTATTAGACATACATGATGATTGTGTCATCGTTCTTGAGGATGACTTAAGATTATCACCTTACTTCCTAAGATGGATGAATGACTCTCTCGATAAATACAAGAATCAGAAGCAGATTGCTCATCTACACGCTGGTACATTCTACACCTCACCGCTTTTACCCAACAACCACTCACTTCTTTTTGCTGGCAGTTGGGGATGGGCTACTTGGAAAGATAGATGGGAGGAACTTTGGGAGCCGGATGGACAAAAACTACTTACCCAATTGCTTGAATATCCACATCTAATTAAGCACTTTAACTATGGCGGATACATGAACTTTACTCGTATGCTCCGTCACCAAATAAAGGGTCTTAATAACTCATGGGCGATCCGATGGCATGCATCATTACTACTGAATAATAGATTAAGCATTAACTCAAATCCTCCACTAGTCTCAAATGATGGATTTGATGGATCAGGGACTCATAGTAGTGGGGACGACAGATACAACACCGGCATTTCCCCATACCCTGTATATGCTATTCAGACAGATACGATACCCACAGAAGAGAGTAAGCTAGCTAGAAAAGTTCTAAGAAATTACTACAGAAGGACCAATAATAAATGTGCTAAAGGCTGGTATAAGCTCAAAGAAATATTAAAACGGATATGA
- the asnS gene encoding asparagine--tRNA ligase: protein MKRTKIVDLLISKQTEIEVNIKGWVRTKRGSKALSFIAINDGSCIHNIQVVIENENFDDDLLKKITTGACVSITGTLVESQGKGQSVEIIGKEIELYGEADPNTYPLQKKGHSMEFLREIAHLRPRTNTFGAVFRIRHNMAYAIHHFFHERGFYYFHTPLITASDAEGAGEMFEVTTLDMDNPPRKEDGSIDYSEDFFGRKTNLTVSGQLEGELAAMALGSIYTFGPTFRAENSNTPRHLAEFWMIEPEMAFYEIKENMDLAEEFIKYLIKWALDNCRDDLEFLNNMIDKGLIERLEHVIAKDFIRLTYTEGIKILEEAVKNGHEFEYPVYWGVDLASEHERYLVENHFKTPVILTDYPAEIKAFYMKQNDDGKTVRAMDVLFPKIGEIIGGSQREEDYDKLVRRSTEMGVPVEDMSWYMDTRRFGTAPHSGFGLGFERLLLFVTGMSNIRDVIPFPRTPNNANF from the coding sequence ATGAAAAGGACTAAAATTGTAGATCTATTGATCTCAAAACAGACAGAAATAGAAGTCAATATTAAGGGGTGGGTCAGAACAAAAAGAGGTAGTAAAGCACTTAGCTTTATTGCAATCAATGATGGATCATGTATTCATAACATCCAGGTGGTCATTGAGAATGAAAATTTTGATGATGACCTTCTAAAAAAGATCACTACAGGCGCATGTGTCAGCATTACTGGGACTCTCGTGGAGTCACAGGGGAAAGGACAGTCTGTCGAGATTATAGGTAAAGAAATAGAGCTATACGGAGAAGCAGACCCTAATACCTATCCGCTTCAGAAGAAAGGACATAGTATGGAATTTCTTCGTGAGATAGCACATCTACGCCCTAGGACCAATACCTTTGGTGCAGTATTCCGTATTCGTCATAATATGGCATATGCTATTCATCATTTCTTTCATGAGAGAGGATTCTACTATTTCCATACTCCATTAATTACAGCATCGGATGCTGAAGGTGCTGGTGAAATGTTTGAAGTAACCACACTGGATATGGATAATCCTCCAAGGAAAGAAGATGGTAGCATTGATTACTCTGAGGACTTCTTTGGACGTAAAACCAACCTAACCGTTTCTGGACAGCTTGAGGGAGAGCTAGCCGCAATGGCACTGGGCTCAATCTACACATTTGGTCCTACTTTTAGAGCCGAAAACTCTAACACACCTCGTCACTTAGCAGAATTCTGGATGATCGAACCAGAAATGGCTTTCTACGAAATAAAGGAAAATATGGATTTAGCAGAGGAGTTCATAAAGTACCTTATTAAGTGGGCTCTTGACAACTGTAGAGATGACTTAGAGTTCCTGAATAACATGATAGACAAAGGCTTAATCGAACGTCTAGAGCACGTCATCGCAAAAGACTTTATTAGACTGACCTATACTGAGGGTATTAAGATCCTAGAAGAAGCTGTTAAGAACGGACACGAATTTGAATATCCTGTCTATTGGGGAGTGGACTTGGCGTCCGAACATGAGCGTTATTTGGTGGAAAATCATTTCAAGACACCTGTAATACTTACTGATTACCCTGCAGAAATCAAGGCCTTCTACATGAAGCAGAATGATGATGGTAAGACTGTTCGTGCAATGGATGTTTTATTCCCTAAAATTGGTGAGATTATTGGAGGCTCTCAAAGGGAAGAAGACTATGATAAGTTGGTTCGTAGAAGTACAGAAATGGGAGTCCCAGTTGAAGATATGAGTTGGTATATGGATACACGAAGATTTGGTACCGCTCCACACTCGGGATTCGGACTAGGCTTTGAGAGACTCTTATTATTTGTTACAGGTATGAGTAACATCAGAGACGTCATCCCATTCCCACGTACTCCTAATAATGCCAACTTCTAA